One Rhododendron vialii isolate Sample 1 chromosome 2a, ASM3025357v1 genomic region harbors:
- the LOC131317629 gene encoding uncharacterized protein LOC131317629 isoform X3 has product MISSTSLISVLPLVPLRRRCDGCCQSSIPSSFLSVSMPWFYPKVLQCEPGYRMQSCNSFSPAVKTHGRVLSLAEQNEDKFHVVSAIRSVYNDIVIVDTPRSRMLLLDSSHNVHSIRPCGEKWTGSYWDEFASLPAIVPRGPIAIFGLVGAGTAAHLMLDLWPSLELHGWEIDQILVDKAREYFALSDLEKRTPTGGILHVCVGDALSPSVNVSGGYAGIVVDLFSDGKVLPQLQEVSTWLELHGKLMPNGRFMVNCGAANDGVSDTTSPESWSIDRSWVQNSTIRALCQAFPRELNWKKMPKEEGENYVALTGPLPDLATWSAVLPDRLSMTVNQWRPCLPL; this is encoded by the exons ATGATTTCATCGACATCGTTAATCTCCGTCCTCCCCCTCGTTCCCCTTCGTCGTCGATGCGATGGTTGCTGTCAATCTTCGATTCCTAGCTCGTTTCTGTCCGTTTCTATGCCTTGGTTTTATCCAAAGGTATTACAATGTGAACCTGGATACCGTATGCAGTCCTGCAATTCATTCTCTCCGGCGGTGAAAACACACGGGCGGGTATTGAGTTTGGCTGAACAAAATGAAGATAAATTCCACGTAGTGTCGGCCATTAGAAGCGTTTATAATGATATAGTGATCGTGGACACTCCCCGATCCAGGATGCTACTCCTAGATTCCAgcc ATAATGTTCACAGTATTCGTCCCTGTGGAGAGAAATGGACTGGTTCATACTGG GATGAGTTCGCTAGCTTGCCAGCTATTGTTCCGCGGGGCCCAATTGCAATCTTTGGTTTGGTA GGTGCCGGAACAGCCGCTCACTTAATGCTTGATTTATGGCCTTCATTAGAGCTTCACGGCTGGGAGATTGATCAAATC TTGGTTGATAAAGCCAGAGAATATTTTGCACTGTCAGATCTTGAGAAGCGTACACCCACTGGTGGCATTCTTCATGTTTGCGTCGGTGATGCACTTTCTCCATCAGTTAATGTTTCTGGAGGGTATGCTG GCATCGTTGTTGATTTGTTTTCTGATGGAAAGGTTCTACCGCAGTTGCAAGAG GTGTCAACTTGGTTGGAGTTGCATGGTAAATTAATGCCAAATGGTCGTTTCATGGTGAATTGTGGTGCTGCTAATGATGGAGTGTCCGATACCACTTCCCCTGAATCGTGGTCGATCGATCGCAGTTGGGTGCAAAATTCTACTATCAGGGCATTATGCCAAGCATTTCCAAGAGAA TTAAACTGGAAGAAAATGCCAAAAGAGGAAGGTGAAAACTACGTGGCCTTGACAGGACCCTTGCCAGATTTGGCCACATGGTCTGCTGTTCTCCCAGATCGATTGAGCATGACTGTCAATCAATGGAGGCCTTGCTTGCCTTTATGA
- the LOC131317629 gene encoding uncharacterized protein LOC131317629 isoform X4 encodes MISSTSLISVLPLVPLRRRCDGCCQSSIPSSFLSVSMPWFYPKVLQCEPGYRMQSCNSFSPAVKTHGRVLSLAEQNEDKFHVVSAIRSVYNDIVIVDTPRSRMLLLDSSHNVHSIRPCGEKWTGSYWDEFASLPAIVPRGPIAIFGLVGAGTAAHLMLDLWPSLELHGWEIDQILVDKAREYFALSDLEKRTPTGGILHVCVGDALSPSVNVSGGYAGIVVDLFSDGKVLPQLQEVSTWLELHGKLMPNGRFMVNCGAANDGVSDTTSPESWSIDRSWVQNSTIRALCQAFPRERGKVRMMVKWILVYKGACSRELHW; translated from the exons ATGATTTCATCGACATCGTTAATCTCCGTCCTCCCCCTCGTTCCCCTTCGTCGTCGATGCGATGGTTGCTGTCAATCTTCGATTCCTAGCTCGTTTCTGTCCGTTTCTATGCCTTGGTTTTATCCAAAGGTATTACAATGTGAACCTGGATACCGTATGCAGTCCTGCAATTCATTCTCTCCGGCGGTGAAAACACACGGGCGGGTATTGAGTTTGGCTGAACAAAATGAAGATAAATTCCACGTAGTGTCGGCCATTAGAAGCGTTTATAATGATATAGTGATCGTGGACACTCCCCGATCCAGGATGCTACTCCTAGATTCCAgcc ATAATGTTCACAGTATTCGTCCCTGTGGAGAGAAATGGACTGGTTCATACTGG GATGAGTTCGCTAGCTTGCCAGCTATTGTTCCGCGGGGCCCAATTGCAATCTTTGGTTTGGTA GGTGCCGGAACAGCCGCTCACTTAATGCTTGATTTATGGCCTTCATTAGAGCTTCACGGCTGGGAGATTGATCAAATC TTGGTTGATAAAGCCAGAGAATATTTTGCACTGTCAGATCTTGAGAAGCGTACACCCACTGGTGGCATTCTTCATGTTTGCGTCGGTGATGCACTTTCTCCATCAGTTAATGTTTCTGGAGGGTATGCTG GCATCGTTGTTGATTTGTTTTCTGATGGAAAGGTTCTACCGCAGTTGCAAGAG GTGTCAACTTGGTTGGAGTTGCATGGTAAATTAATGCCAAATGGTCGTTTCATGGTGAATTGTGGTGCTGCTAATGATGGAGTGTCCGATACCACTTCCCCTGAATCGTGGTCGATCGATCGCAGTTGGGTGCAAAATTCTACTATCAGGGCATTATGCCAAGCATTTCCAAGAGAA AGGGGAAAGGTGAGGATGATGGTGAAATGGATTTTGGTGTACAAGGGTGCATGCTCGAGGGAGTTGCATTGGTAG
- the LOC131317629 gene encoding uncharacterized protein LOC131317629 isoform X2: MISSTSLISVLPLVPLRRRCDGCCQSSIPSSFLSVSMPWFYPKVLQCEPGYRMQSCNSFSPAVKTHGRVLSLAEQNEDKFHVVSAIRSVYNDIVIVDTPRSRMLLLDSSHNVHSIRPCGEKWTGSYWDEFASLPAIVPRGPIAIFGLGAGTAAHLMLDLWPSLELHGWEIDQILVDKAREYFALSDLEKRTPTGGILHVCVGDALSPSVNVSGGYAGIVVDLFSDGKVLPQLQEVSTWLELHGKLMPNGRFMVNCGAANDGVSDTTSPESWSIDRSWVQNSTIRALCQAFPREVGLNWKKMPKEEGENYVALTGPLPDLATWSAVLPDRLSMTVNQWRPCLPL, from the exons ATGATTTCATCGACATCGTTAATCTCCGTCCTCCCCCTCGTTCCCCTTCGTCGTCGATGCGATGGTTGCTGTCAATCTTCGATTCCTAGCTCGTTTCTGTCCGTTTCTATGCCTTGGTTTTATCCAAAGGTATTACAATGTGAACCTGGATACCGTATGCAGTCCTGCAATTCATTCTCTCCGGCGGTGAAAACACACGGGCGGGTATTGAGTTTGGCTGAACAAAATGAAGATAAATTCCACGTAGTGTCGGCCATTAGAAGCGTTTATAATGATATAGTGATCGTGGACACTCCCCGATCCAGGATGCTACTCCTAGATTCCAgcc ATAATGTTCACAGTATTCGTCCCTGTGGAGAGAAATGGACTGGTTCATACTGG GATGAGTTCGCTAGCTTGCCAGCTATTGTTCCGCGGGGCCCAATTGCAATCTTTGGTTTG GGTGCCGGAACAGCCGCTCACTTAATGCTTGATTTATGGCCTTCATTAGAGCTTCACGGCTGGGAGATTGATCAAATC TTGGTTGATAAAGCCAGAGAATATTTTGCACTGTCAGATCTTGAGAAGCGTACACCCACTGGTGGCATTCTTCATGTTTGCGTCGGTGATGCACTTTCTCCATCAGTTAATGTTTCTGGAGGGTATGCTG GCATCGTTGTTGATTTGTTTTCTGATGGAAAGGTTCTACCGCAGTTGCAAGAG GTGTCAACTTGGTTGGAGTTGCATGGTAAATTAATGCCAAATGGTCGTTTCATGGTGAATTGTGGTGCTGCTAATGATGGAGTGTCCGATACCACTTCCCCTGAATCGTGGTCGATCGATCGCAGTTGGGTGCAAAATTCTACTATCAGGGCATTATGCCAAGCATTTCCAAGAGAAGTAGGG TTAAACTGGAAGAAAATGCCAAAAGAGGAAGGTGAAAACTACGTGGCCTTGACAGGACCCTTGCCAGATTTGGCCACATGGTCTGCTGTTCTCCCAGATCGATTGAGCATGACTGTCAATCAATGGAGGCCTTGCTTGCCTTTATGA
- the LOC131317631 gene encoding probable aquaporin NIP5-1 — translation MPESEVGTPTVSAPATPGTPGAPLFTSLRVDSMSYDRKSMPRCKCLPVDAATWGAPHTCLAGLPSPDVSLTRKLGAEFVGTFILIFAATAGPIVNQKYNGVESLIGNALCAGLAVMIVILSTGHISGAHLNPSLTIAFAALRHFPWVQVPAYIAAQVSASICASFALKGAFHPFMSGGVTVPHVSNGQAFVLEFLITFNLLFVVTAVATDTRAVGELAGIAVGATVMLNILVAGPSSGGSMNPVRTLGPAIAAGNYKSIWIYMVAPTLGALGGAGVYTLVKLGAVEGETPRPVRSFRR, via the exons ATGCCGGAATCAGAAGTTGGAACACCAACGGTGTCGGCGCCGGCAACACCGGGGACGCCAGGTGCGCCGTTATTTACGTCACTCCGAGTCGACTCAATGTCCTACGATAGAAAGTCAATGCCCCGATGCAAGTGCTTGCCCGTTGACGCTGCAACGTGGGGTGCACCTCACACGTGCCTGGCAGGTCTTCCTTCACCAGACGTTTCCCTCACCCGCAAG CTGGGAGCTGAGTTCGTGGGGACCTTCATACTGATATTTGCAGCGACAGCCGGCCCAATCGTGAACCAGAAATATAATGGAGTGGAGTCGTTGATAGGGAACGCATTATGTGCTGGGCTGGCAGTGATGATCGTGATTCTGTCTACGGGTCACATTTCTGGCGCTCACTTGAACCCCTCACTCACCATTGCGTTTGCAGCGCTCCGTCACTTCCCATGGGTCCAAGTGCCAGCCTACATAGCAGCGCAGGTTTCGGCATCTATATGTGCTTCTTTTGCTCTAAAAGGTGCTTTCCACCCTTTCATGTCTGGTGGTGTCACTGTTCCTCATGTAAGCAATGGCCAGGCTTTCGTGCTTGAATTCCTCATAACCTTCAATCTTCTGTTTGTTGTTACTGCTGTTGCCACCGACACCCGTGCG GTTGGCGAGTTAGCAGGAATAGCAGTCGGAGCTACAGTGATGCTTAACATTCTAGTAGCCGG GCCTTCCAGTGGTGGTTCAATGAATCCGGTGAGGACATTGGGGCCAGCAATTGCAGCAGGGAATTACAAATCAATATGGATATACATGGTGGCACCCACACTCGGGGCCCTTGGAGGCGCAGGTGTCTACACACTAGTGAAGTTGGGAGCGGTCGAGGGTGAAACCCCACGCCCAGTCAGGAGCTTCCGCCGCTAA
- the LOC131317629 gene encoding uncharacterized protein LOC131317629 isoform X1, producing MISSTSLISVLPLVPLRRRCDGCCQSSIPSSFLSVSMPWFYPKVLQCEPGYRMQSCNSFSPAVKTHGRVLSLAEQNEDKFHVVSAIRSVYNDIVIVDTPRSRMLLLDSSHNVHSIRPCGEKWTGSYWDEFASLPAIVPRGPIAIFGLVGAGTAAHLMLDLWPSLELHGWEIDQILVDKAREYFALSDLEKRTPTGGILHVCVGDALSPSVNVSGGYAGIVVDLFSDGKVLPQLQEVSTWLELHGKLMPNGRFMVNCGAANDGVSDTTSPESWSIDRSWVQNSTIRALCQAFPREVGLNWKKMPKEEGENYVALTGPLPDLATWSAVLPDRLSMTVNQWRPCLPL from the exons ATGATTTCATCGACATCGTTAATCTCCGTCCTCCCCCTCGTTCCCCTTCGTCGTCGATGCGATGGTTGCTGTCAATCTTCGATTCCTAGCTCGTTTCTGTCCGTTTCTATGCCTTGGTTTTATCCAAAGGTATTACAATGTGAACCTGGATACCGTATGCAGTCCTGCAATTCATTCTCTCCGGCGGTGAAAACACACGGGCGGGTATTGAGTTTGGCTGAACAAAATGAAGATAAATTCCACGTAGTGTCGGCCATTAGAAGCGTTTATAATGATATAGTGATCGTGGACACTCCCCGATCCAGGATGCTACTCCTAGATTCCAgcc ATAATGTTCACAGTATTCGTCCCTGTGGAGAGAAATGGACTGGTTCATACTGG GATGAGTTCGCTAGCTTGCCAGCTATTGTTCCGCGGGGCCCAATTGCAATCTTTGGTTTGGTA GGTGCCGGAACAGCCGCTCACTTAATGCTTGATTTATGGCCTTCATTAGAGCTTCACGGCTGGGAGATTGATCAAATC TTGGTTGATAAAGCCAGAGAATATTTTGCACTGTCAGATCTTGAGAAGCGTACACCCACTGGTGGCATTCTTCATGTTTGCGTCGGTGATGCACTTTCTCCATCAGTTAATGTTTCTGGAGGGTATGCTG GCATCGTTGTTGATTTGTTTTCTGATGGAAAGGTTCTACCGCAGTTGCAAGAG GTGTCAACTTGGTTGGAGTTGCATGGTAAATTAATGCCAAATGGTCGTTTCATGGTGAATTGTGGTGCTGCTAATGATGGAGTGTCCGATACCACTTCCCCTGAATCGTGGTCGATCGATCGCAGTTGGGTGCAAAATTCTACTATCAGGGCATTATGCCAAGCATTTCCAAGAGAAGTAGGG TTAAACTGGAAGAAAATGCCAAAAGAGGAAGGTGAAAACTACGTGGCCTTGACAGGACCCTTGCCAGATTTGGCCACATGGTCTGCTGTTCTCCCAGATCGATTGAGCATGACTGTCAATCAATGGAGGCCTTGCTTGCCTTTATGA